A genomic segment from Paraburkholderia sabiae encodes:
- a CDS encoding CAP domain-containing protein — protein MKKKPYVLTALSFAAALALSACGGGGGGSPTTTTAPVTPPANTGGNLQTSVPPATYTGGTMQAQAFSQLNAYRSSMGVGLLAQDTTLDTAAQAHALYLNTNIGTGAITGLSHNELSSLPNYYGDTALSRAQKAGAPVTEWIAEDVAGGIPQADAASYAKNCLSRLLDTVYHLQDLTSSVEKIGIGFTQNSGTYVDYTCSLDFGEVTNVVGAPQANAVYIYGGQQMPTDAVAVSPLTNDTGVELAMTPETTNPAPDLANPGRPIMVRVNAASPGDVLTVSNFTLTAANGTQVPARIIVSSAALAGSTGATADVNNKFYPGVAILLPLAPLSANTTYTVSFSGARDGKALSKTWNFTTGAS, from the coding sequence ATGAAAAAGAAGCCTTATGTACTGACCGCTCTTTCCTTTGCCGCTGCACTCGCCCTCTCGGCGTGCGGTGGTGGCGGCGGCGGAAGCCCGACAACCACCACTGCGCCCGTCACGCCTCCGGCCAACACCGGGGGCAATCTCCAAACCAGCGTCCCTCCCGCGACCTACACGGGCGGAACGATGCAGGCGCAAGCGTTTTCGCAGCTGAACGCGTACCGCAGTTCGATGGGTGTCGGCCTCTTGGCCCAGGACACAACGCTCGACACGGCGGCTCAAGCCCACGCGCTGTACCTGAACACGAACATCGGAACGGGCGCTATCACGGGCCTGTCGCACAATGAACTGTCGTCGCTGCCTAATTATTACGGTGACACGGCACTGAGCCGCGCTCAGAAGGCTGGCGCACCGGTTACCGAATGGATCGCCGAGGACGTCGCCGGCGGCATCCCGCAAGCGGACGCAGCTTCGTATGCGAAGAACTGCCTGAGCCGTCTGCTCGACACGGTGTATCACCTCCAGGATCTGACGAGTAGCGTGGAAAAGATTGGTATCGGCTTCACGCAAAACTCGGGCACGTATGTCGACTACACCTGCTCGCTCGATTTCGGTGAAGTGACGAATGTGGTCGGCGCGCCGCAGGCTAACGCGGTCTACATCTATGGTGGCCAGCAAATGCCGACGGACGCCGTGGCCGTGTCGCCGTTGACGAACGACACGGGCGTTGAACTCGCGATGACCCCTGAAACAACGAACCCGGCTCCGGATCTCGCAAACCCCGGCCGTCCGATCATGGTTCGCGTCAACGCTGCGTCACCTGGTGACGTGCTGACCGTCAGCAACTTCACGCTGACGGCAGCAAACGGTACGCAGGTGCCAGCGCGTATCATCGTATCGAGCGCCGCACTGGCAGGTTCGACGGGTGCAACGGCCGACGTGAACAACAAGTTTTATCCGGGCGTCGCGATCCTGCTGCCTCTCGCTCCGCTCTCCGCAAATACGACCTACACGGTTTCGTTTTCCGGAGCACGAGATGGCAAGGCGCTGAGCAAGACGTGGAACTTTACGACCGGCGCGAGCTAA
- a CDS encoding type 4 pilus major pilin codes for MQQKKIDGARRLRLIQMGRRRKQSGELSLIEAGAYMAGAALLAIAVIKGGNYVYTLIRSSQFTSEAQMFHTGMLNATQNDADFSSETLTTLATNRAFDSAGARLASDNSSLKGIFNQPVTISVGTLSTANDSLIMSYEVPAAICSMSVAALTNTYSQVAANGTTLSGPNTTFSSTTAGTACRAGGAYATLQLYTSRT; via the coding sequence ATGCAGCAGAAAAAGATTGACGGCGCCCGTCGTTTGCGTCTGATCCAGATGGGCCGTCGCAGAAAGCAGTCGGGCGAACTGTCGCTGATCGAGGCCGGTGCATACATGGCGGGCGCAGCGCTACTTGCGATCGCGGTGATCAAGGGCGGGAACTACGTCTACACCCTGATCAGGTCGTCGCAATTCACGAGCGAGGCGCAGATGTTCCATACTGGCATGCTGAATGCCACGCAGAACGACGCCGACTTCTCCAGCGAGACGCTGACGACGCTTGCCACGAACCGCGCATTCGACTCGGCAGGAGCGCGCCTTGCGTCGGACAATTCATCGTTGAAAGGGATCTTCAACCAGCCAGTAACGATCTCCGTCGGCACGCTAAGCACTGCAAACGACTCACTCATCATGTCGTATGAGGTTCCTGCGGCGATATGCTCGATGAGCGTGGCCGCGTTGACGAACACGTACTCGCAGGTTGCAGCGAACGGCACGACGCTCTCGGGTCCCAATACGACCTTCAGCAGCACTACCGCTGGCACGGCATGTCGGGCGGGCGGTGCATACGCGACTCTTCAGCTTTACACGTCGCGCACGTGA
- a CDS encoding type II secretion system F family protein, producing the protein MLSSLIAMLPEAAQMRIARWRFQGVRETFYKETRLDIEKKGLRDVETLRERLETYENRNRKRDRIEWKVFAQVRERLVKGDSFSAAIKPFIPGDEYTLFDIADESTQKDAVARGFELAEMAAFAKRTLSSQTALQVAYPTFLLVYLYGFCMMFGGVIYPQIVEIKPLDQWPDAGRLLFHIDTFAYEYWWISASLVIATIALYFHTLKRWIGPLRNRFDRFPLMWRNRRDMRAALLIVSLAGLFDSNLTLRAAINRVAQSSDPWMRWHLTTMSKRLTQRPDQPMRALDTGIFSEMIVDTITDAAGRDQFEAAIKSLGRDSLARVVEAVKRNARLTHYVLLGLAVILFLSIGVGSYVVTGAVNMSGGIPVAGSQ; encoded by the coding sequence ATGCTTAGTTCGTTGATCGCCATGCTTCCCGAAGCAGCGCAGATGCGTATTGCCCGTTGGAGGTTTCAGGGTGTGCGTGAGACTTTCTACAAGGAAACACGGCTTGATATTGAGAAGAAGGGGCTACGGGACGTGGAAACTCTGCGCGAACGTCTCGAGACCTACGAGAACCGTAACCGGAAACGCGACCGCATCGAGTGGAAGGTCTTTGCGCAAGTCCGCGAGCGTCTCGTAAAGGGTGATTCCTTTTCCGCCGCCATCAAGCCGTTCATTCCCGGCGACGAGTACACGCTTTTCGATATCGCGGACGAGTCGACTCAGAAAGACGCAGTGGCCAGAGGGTTCGAGCTTGCAGAGATGGCCGCGTTCGCCAAGCGCACGCTCTCATCGCAAACCGCATTGCAGGTTGCCTATCCGACATTTCTGCTGGTCTACCTCTACGGCTTCTGCATGATGTTCGGCGGAGTGATTTATCCGCAGATTGTCGAGATCAAGCCGCTGGACCAATGGCCTGATGCGGGTCGTCTGCTGTTTCATATCGATACCTTCGCCTACGAGTACTGGTGGATATCTGCCTCGCTGGTGATCGCAACGATCGCGCTGTACTTCCACACATTGAAGCGCTGGATCGGTCCGCTGCGTAACCGCTTCGACAGGTTTCCACTCATGTGGCGAAATCGTCGCGACATGCGCGCAGCGCTCCTGATCGTTTCGCTGGCAGGTCTGTTCGATTCAAACCTGACGCTGCGAGCGGCCATCAACCGGGTAGCGCAATCGTCGGACCCGTGGATGCGCTGGCATCTGACAACGATGAGCAAACGCCTAACGCAGCGTCCCGATCAACCGATGCGCGCCCTTGACACGGGCATCTTCTCGGAAATGATCGTAGACACGATTACCGATGCGGCGGGCCGGGATCAGTTCGAAGCGGCGATCAAGTCGCTTGGTCGCGATTCGCTCGCTCGCGTGGTCGAGGCTGTGAAGCGAAATGCACGGCTAACGCATTACGTTCTGCTGGGCTTGGCGGTCATTCTCTTTCTAAGCATCGGCGTCGGTTCATACGTCGTCACCGGGGCGGTGAACATGAGCGGCGGCATTCCCGTCGCAGGCTCGCAGTAA
- a CDS encoding ATPase, T2SS/T4P/T4SS family — translation MSLFSGIETDEDQASGGFLKRLRGIRPTAFVATGQGATRAAQEPRFSEPTKAINPTVSFLGRKLSGDDITDVEEFKESDGKIAEVRIAAAAPEAPALVEEHVAMPSVREPAVAPADNLAATLGNAYAEGEKALRELDEMIAAQSNPVERRATVATVAEAARPADAAEPVAVSNETTQSLSHASAASAASAASAASAASAASARASAQSSARVPISATAHPQGRPNHVSTTRDHEEDDDQENDSISTMSGRPALVSAEALPDFKRVITGIEADSTLRISAAVRKEFVAVEIQPGIAIVAATARFSERAQFATFLKDLAAHDLLVQEEMIATEQVIAAIYEGKQGNRDALVSGEREASRAIGNFRDIIEAAHAYGASDVHIEPRDFLGEVEVRFRVNGDLYTYRRLPKNIVRRALSAAYSDLVQKNTNSGNSFQPSAPQSAMIPLVLGRDTVNLRWQSASMVGGYDVGLRLLDGNFKNYSVLMPEQMGLSPSQLALIDTLNYVSGGITVLTGETGSGKTTLLRALSYMLPDRELKKQFAVSEPSEYPLPWLSEISIIRRPDESDEEANRKYAEVIRTLMRMDPDDVTISEVRDRVVMGLVSELALTGHPVRFSLHAGDIISAVMRMAGGRLQLPIDELAAEGFINAVGNQKLVPTLCPRCKLSAEKVMPTADLELLRSKFGLDTSQMACRNHAGCDHCRLDGLFSRDGKVAGGTMRPTLVAELYRPTPEFLERIAARDWSGARTVWRGERTTGFDNEDMTGKTLYEHALFKASRGEIDPQFINRSMQSFAQYRVMPGADGKLQQG, via the coding sequence ATGAGTCTCTTTTCAGGTATCGAGACGGACGAGGATCAGGCAAGCGGTGGTTTTCTGAAGCGGTTACGCGGCATAAGGCCGACAGCATTTGTGGCGACGGGTCAGGGCGCAACTCGCGCCGCGCAAGAGCCGCGCTTTAGCGAGCCGACGAAGGCGATCAATCCAACGGTGTCATTTCTCGGTCGCAAGCTGTCCGGTGACGACATCACGGATGTGGAGGAATTCAAGGAATCAGATGGCAAGATAGCCGAGGTGCGCATTGCCGCGGCGGCTCCTGAGGCTCCTGCGTTGGTAGAGGAGCACGTCGCAATGCCATCAGTCCGCGAGCCCGCTGTGGCTCCCGCAGACAATTTGGCCGCGACACTGGGCAATGCGTATGCAGAGGGCGAAAAGGCCCTGCGCGAGCTGGACGAGATGATCGCAGCGCAGTCAAACCCTGTGGAGCGGCGTGCCACGGTTGCGACGGTCGCTGAGGCTGCTCGTCCTGCCGATGCCGCTGAACCAGTAGCGGTATCCAATGAAACCACCCAATCGTTGTCGCACGCATCAGCAGCATCAGCAGCATCAGCAGCATCAGCAGCATCAGCAGCATCAGCAGCATCAGCACGAGCATCGGCGCAGTCTTCCGCTCGCGTGCCTATCTCCGCAACAGCGCATCCTCAGGGAAGACCGAATCACGTGTCGACGACCCGGGACCACGAAGAAGACGATGACCAGGAGAATGATTCCATCAGCACGATGAGCGGCAGACCTGCGCTCGTGTCGGCGGAAGCGCTGCCGGACTTCAAGCGCGTCATTACGGGCATCGAAGCCGATTCGACGCTGCGCATATCGGCGGCAGTGCGCAAGGAATTCGTCGCAGTCGAAATACAACCGGGCATTGCCATCGTTGCGGCGACGGCACGCTTCAGTGAGCGCGCGCAGTTCGCCACGTTCCTTAAGGACCTCGCTGCCCACGATCTTCTCGTGCAGGAAGAGATGATCGCGACCGAGCAGGTTATCGCGGCGATCTATGAAGGAAAGCAGGGAAATCGGGATGCGCTTGTCAGTGGCGAGCGTGAAGCATCGCGCGCAATCGGCAACTTCCGGGACATCATCGAGGCGGCCCATGCGTACGGCGCGAGCGATGTGCATATTGAGCCGCGCGATTTCCTGGGGGAAGTCGAGGTGCGCTTCCGGGTGAATGGCGACCTCTACACATACCGGCGCCTGCCGAAGAACATCGTGCGTCGGGCGCTCTCCGCGGCATATTCGGATCTGGTCCAAAAGAATACGAACTCGGGCAACTCCTTCCAGCCGAGCGCGCCGCAATCGGCAATGATCCCGCTGGTTCTTGGGCGAGATACCGTCAACCTGCGATGGCAATCCGCATCGATGGTTGGAGGCTATGACGTCGGGTTGCGTCTGCTCGATGGCAACTTCAAGAACTACTCGGTGCTCATGCCCGAGCAGATGGGACTCTCGCCAAGCCAACTTGCCTTGATCGACACGCTCAACTATGTCAGTGGCGGTATTACGGTTCTGACGGGTGAAACTGGTTCGGGGAAGACGACGCTGCTGCGCGCATTGAGTTACATGCTGCCGGATCGCGAGCTCAAAAAGCAGTTCGCTGTCAGCGAGCCGTCGGAATATCCGTTGCCTTGGCTGTCGGAAATATCGATCATCCGACGCCCGGACGAGTCCGACGAGGAAGCGAACCGAAAATACGCGGAGGTCATCCGCACGCTCATGCGTATGGACCCCGACGACGTCACGATCTCGGAAGTTCGCGATCGCGTCGTGATGGGGCTCGTGTCGGAACTTGCGTTGACAGGCCATCCAGTGCGCTTCTCGTTACACGCAGGCGACATTATCTCGGCCGTCATGCGTATGGCGGGCGGCCGACTCCAACTTCCGATCGACGAACTGGCGGCGGAGGGATTTATCAATGCCGTTGGCAACCAGAAGCTGGTGCCGACCCTGTGCCCGCGTTGCAAGCTGTCTGCCGAAAAGGTGATGCCTACCGCTGACCTCGAGTTGCTACGCTCGAAGTTCGGCCTCGACACTTCGCAGATGGCTTGCCGCAATCATGCTGGTTGCGACCACTGCCGCCTCGACGGACTTTTCTCACGCGACGGCAAGGTTGCCGGCGGCACGATGCGACCGACGCTCGTGGCCGAACTGTACCGACCGACGCCGGAATTTCTAGAGCGGATTGCGGCGCGGGACTGGAGCGGCGCGCGCACTGTGTGGCGTGGCGAACGTACAACCGGGTTCGACAACGAGGATATGACCGGAAAGACGCTATATGAACACGCTCTTTTCAAGGCTTCGCGCGGCGAAATCGACCCACAATTCATCAACCGTTCCATGCAGTCCTTCGCGCAATACCGCGTGATGCCGGGTGCAGACGGGAAACTCCAACAAGGTTGA
- a CDS encoding type II secretory pathway protein: MRANRFKAAVSLFVASTLTGCVVSQSDVNNAYDSATHDATHAMAGMGESMPLVEHVPTAFLGDRPVPVAYEATLPAVFREKSVTLPANLPLSKIATMLSDAAGYPVHLSPDVFIPRDALIETTSGSANGGNGAARLSVPGLGQAATNVDPIYRQPGNAKLGQYLHSVTEDLGLAWSFDGATINISRFVTRTFQIAAIPGTVNVKSLMSKGTDTSTGSQSTANGTTSANTGSFSAVTSTGRDGKFDQIDLITKELESLKSPLGKITVNPQSRLVMVRDTKEAVDRMSEVLTRENAISTRQVSVRVRTLQIALNNGSQAGASADIIFNKISNGLVQYSISVVSPTSLATSAGSVGLSILKPNAPLTGTNAVINALNTYGKTISDNTQTKMTLNGLPMSIGSFETKGYLAATTPATGSLSGGAGLPGLTPGSVTVGDFVNILPSVNDHNQIILSYWSDSSKLNGPFTTIGTGSGASAQQIQLPDIVGSKDDQTIALSDGQTVVMYGAVTNNYDASSNNGILGFSGASNKAKTFQVIMLTANVVPSM, encoded by the coding sequence ATGCGAGCAAACCGATTTAAGGCTGCTGTTTCCCTTTTCGTCGCGTCCACGCTTACCGGTTGCGTGGTTTCGCAATCCGACGTGAACAACGCGTATGACTCGGCAACACACGACGCAACGCATGCAATGGCGGGCATGGGTGAGTCGATGCCTCTCGTCGAACATGTACCGACCGCCTTTCTCGGCGACCGGCCTGTCCCGGTCGCATACGAAGCGACTCTGCCAGCAGTGTTCCGCGAGAAGTCCGTCACCCTACCGGCGAATCTGCCACTGTCGAAGATCGCAACAATGCTTTCTGATGCGGCAGGCTACCCCGTGCACTTGAGCCCGGACGTCTTCATTCCGCGCGATGCCTTGATCGAAACTACCTCGGGCAGTGCAAACGGAGGCAATGGAGCTGCAAGGCTTTCGGTCCCGGGACTCGGACAGGCTGCGACGAACGTAGACCCCATCTACAGGCAGCCCGGCAACGCGAAGCTTGGCCAATACCTGCACAGCGTGACTGAGGACCTCGGTCTGGCGTGGAGTTTTGACGGCGCGACGATCAATATCTCACGCTTCGTGACCCGTACATTTCAGATCGCAGCTATTCCCGGCACCGTCAACGTCAAATCATTGATGTCGAAGGGGACCGATACGTCTACGGGTTCGCAGTCGACCGCGAACGGTACAACTAGTGCTAACACCGGTTCATTCTCCGCGGTTACGTCGACTGGCCGCGACGGCAAGTTTGATCAGATCGACCTGATCACAAAAGAGCTGGAAAGCCTGAAATCGCCGCTCGGCAAGATCACGGTTAATCCGCAAAGCCGGCTGGTTATGGTGCGAGACACGAAGGAAGCGGTTGATCGCATGAGCGAAGTTCTCACGCGTGAGAACGCGATATCGACGCGTCAGGTGTCTGTGCGTGTTCGTACGCTTCAAATCGCCCTAAACAATGGTTCGCAGGCGGGCGCAAGTGCCGACATCATCTTCAACAAGATCTCTAATGGTCTCGTGCAGTACTCGATCAGCGTCGTGTCGCCCACATCGCTTGCAACCTCGGCGGGTTCGGTTGGATTGTCGATCCTGAAGCCAAATGCGCCGCTCACGGGCACGAACGCGGTGATCAACGCGCTCAACACATATGGCAAGACGATCTCGGACAACACCCAGACGAAGATGACCCTCAATGGCCTCCCGATGTCGATCGGTTCATTCGAGACCAAGGGCTATCTGGCAGCAACTACCCCAGCGACGGGCTCGCTCAGCGGCGGCGCGGGTCTGCCAGGTCTTACACCTGGATCGGTCACCGTCGGTGACTTCGTGAACATCCTGCCGTCCGTGAATGATCACAACCAGATCATTCTGTCCTACTGGAGCGACAGTTCGAAACTGAACGGGCCATTTACGACGATTGGCACGGGCTCTGGTGCATCGGCACAACAGATCCAGTTGCCGGATATCGTGGGCAGCAAAGATGACCAGACGATTGCGTTGTCTGATGGTCAAACGGTCGTCATGTATGGTGCGGTGACCAACAACTACGATGCCTCCAGCAACAACGGTATCCTGGGCTTCAGCGGAGCGTCGAACAAGGCGAAGACGTTCCAGGTGATCATGCTGACCGCGAACGTCGTGCCCTCGATGTGA
- a CDS encoding toxin co-regulated pilus biosynthesis Q family protein, translating to MNVTIERNDSVRVLARVLAALTLAAVPLWTYAAIDPDQSRVAPPAGDGWQMLSAPAAVPKATLGSVSPSTPAASVSGKPSMAPTVASVPPVAAVPTSLVASTAVTPVILPGTTGPAPGGVLTLAITPQDINLRNALDRWLQQQGWQLAWKIDDDLPLEFNATFSGDFDSVLTQVMKATNHMRTPTRVCEHTNNVIRVVARAANCQD from the coding sequence ATGAACGTAACCATCGAACGCAACGACAGCGTGCGCGTCCTCGCACGTGTGCTCGCAGCTTTGACGCTCGCCGCAGTGCCCCTCTGGACTTATGCGGCCATCGACCCGGATCAGTCGCGTGTCGCCCCGCCGGCGGGCGATGGCTGGCAGATGCTATCTGCGCCCGCTGCCGTCCCTAAAGCGACATTGGGTTCGGTAAGTCCATCAACTCCAGCGGCGTCAGTCAGCGGGAAGCCCTCAATGGCTCCGACTGTTGCTTCGGTGCCCCCTGTTGCAGCCGTACCCACATCGCTGGTTGCATCGACAGCCGTCACCCCAGTAATTCTTCCGGGCACAACGGGTCCGGCACCCGGTGGTGTCCTGACTCTCGCTATCACACCGCAGGACATCAATCTGCGCAATGCACTGGATCGCTGGTTACAGCAACAGGGCTGGCAACTCGCATGGAAGATCGACGACGACCTACCGCTCGAATTCAACGCGACTTTTAGCGGCGATTTCGATTCCGTGCTCACGCAGGTTATGAAAGCCACCAATCACATGCGCACACCGACCCGAGTTTGCGAGCACACCAACAACGTAATTCGCGTGGTCGCCCGCGCGGCCAACTGCCAGGATTGA
- a CDS encoding lytic transglycosylase domain-containing protein: MKKLIRVVVGVVASLCLSIAQADCLDDAAAFQHINSQLVHAIAQNESSMRANAVHVNTDGSEDIGLMQVNSGELPGLARYGIRREHLFDACVNAYVGTWILARKIRRYGPTWKAVGAYNASTPWKQLNYANAINRRLQRQGQ, translated from the coding sequence GTGAAGAAGCTGATCCGTGTCGTAGTTGGCGTCGTTGCGTCGTTGTGTCTGTCGATCGCACAGGCGGATTGTCTCGATGATGCTGCGGCGTTTCAGCACATCAACAGCCAGCTCGTTCACGCGATAGCACAGAACGAGTCCAGTATGCGGGCGAATGCCGTTCACGTGAACACCGATGGCTCCGAGGACATCGGGTTGATGCAGGTGAACTCCGGCGAACTTCCCGGTCTCGCCCGTTACGGAATACGCCGCGAACACCTGTTCGATGCATGTGTGAACGCCTATGTAGGAACCTGGATTCTCGCGAGAAAGATCAGGCGGTATGGCCCAACCTGGAAAGCAGTCGGTGCCTACAACGCGTCGACGCCGTGGAAGCAACTGAATTACGCCAACGCTATTAATCGCCGCCTGCAGCGGCAGGGGCAATAA
- a CDS encoding TrbG/VirB9 family P-type conjugative transfer protein, giving the protein MKHTLTLFALTVFSLSASAASTDPLDFDYQINGNLAERPALVFNDGTDTFVQPRAGQLLKVDGGHPEGPYIVVPGTPDVVSYSVGGASATARWKKANSFAADRGNGSGDMPAGFAGFSNRLAIIGSRSRLESTRPMSATLPLAQLVKALVPQGWTGSALKDVDLTTAQSYATRDGENWMQSLDRLLGADDLYADVDFNAHHVTLRRGAAKSMAVNYVASAAPAVASVPPSASPAEPIEAPEKSPQSDGLAGSFGAVAIRDGDDTHIQIRFAQRPAKELVFRDMEGHSLKPKWDESSNVVTLNRTDRFVVSNGTDSVEVARVAGLVYSFDAKNSAGLEAVFDKDGSTYFKFADTIGNVKVSDARHLGSGEQKGRYYKFNGTADQFIVNADGNMVNVTRSHDVKFFDRPAAVKPATAQAPTAAVEKS; this is encoded by the coding sequence ATGAAGCACACGCTAACTCTCTTTGCGCTGACGGTGTTTTCACTGTCCGCGTCGGCTGCGAGCACCGATCCGCTCGACTTCGATTATCAGATCAACGGCAACCTAGCCGAACGCCCTGCGCTCGTATTCAACGATGGGACTGACACCTTTGTGCAGCCGCGCGCTGGCCAGCTGCTCAAGGTCGATGGTGGGCATCCTGAAGGCCCTTATATCGTTGTGCCAGGTACGCCCGATGTCGTGAGCTATTCGGTCGGTGGCGCCAGCGCTACGGCGCGCTGGAAGAAGGCGAACAGCTTCGCGGCGGATCGCGGCAACGGAAGCGGCGACATGCCTGCTGGATTTGCCGGATTCTCGAACCGCCTCGCGATCATCGGAAGCCGTTCGCGCCTTGAGAGCACCCGACCGATGAGCGCGACGCTGCCGCTCGCGCAACTGGTCAAGGCGCTTGTTCCGCAGGGATGGACGGGTTCGGCCCTGAAGGATGTCGATCTGACGACTGCGCAAAGCTACGCGACTCGCGATGGCGAGAACTGGATGCAATCTCTGGATCGGCTTCTCGGCGCGGATGACCTGTACGCGGATGTAGATTTCAACGCGCACCACGTCACACTGCGGCGGGGCGCGGCCAAATCCATGGCCGTGAACTATGTTGCGAGCGCGGCACCTGCTGTCGCGTCCGTGCCGCCGTCGGCGAGTCCGGCAGAACCGATTGAGGCCCCTGAAAAGTCGCCCCAGAGTGATGGCCTCGCTGGGTCCTTTGGCGCGGTCGCAATCCGCGACGGTGACGATACCCATATCCAGATCCGTTTCGCACAAAGGCCTGCAAAAGAACTCGTCTTTCGGGACATGGAGGGGCACTCCCTCAAGCCAAAATGGGATGAATCGAGCAATGTCGTGACGCTGAACCGCACTGACCGCTTTGTCGTGTCGAACGGTACCGACAGCGTCGAGGTGGCCCGGGTCGCAGGTCTCGTCTATTCGTTCGACGCGAAGAATAGCGCAGGACTCGAAGCGGTGTTCGACAAGGACGGGTCGACGTACTTCAAGTTTGCCGACACCATTGGCAACGTGAAGGTCTCTGACGCCCGACATCTTGGGTCTGGCGAACAGAAGGGGCGGTACTACAAGTTCAACGGTACAGCAGATCAGTTCATTGTGAATGCTGACGGCAACATGGTGAATGTGACGCGCAGTCACGACGTGAAGTTCTTCGACCGCCCTGCCGCCGTCAAGCCTGCGACGGCGCAAGCACCAACGGCGGCGGTGGAGAAATCGTGA